The Streptomyces tendae genome has a window encoding:
- a CDS encoding ABC transporter permease, protein MFRTALRNVFAHKARLLMTVLAVMLGVAFVSGTLVFADTLSNAFRNQSAKSYDDVAVAVTSYADPDNPEEAPGLSGKDLDRISAVDGVAGVYGRVEGFAGVADPDGKLIGVGWSNKGSNFAPGENGKDPAYTFTDGSGPVKDGQIALDEESAAKGEYEVGDRVRVATNGPVKEYTLSGVFTTEDGAVNAGGSLVLFDTAVAQEQYLRQGYFEDATIVAAPGADDAKILAAVEPLLPDTAKAQTGTALADEQADQIEQGMGNLKQVLLGFAGIALFVGVFLISNTFTMLVAQRTKEIALMRAVGASRRQITRSVLAEAAVVGLVASAVGFVLGVGLAVGLRSGMAAFDMKMPDGPLVLSATPVISAFAVGVLITVFAAWLPGRRAAKIPPVAAMNSVHAVATTKSLVLRNSIGGAVTALGAAAIVAGASTGGDDGRMYIGAGAFLALIGVIILIPLLSRPVIALVRPLLVGPFGVAGKLAGQNAVRNPRRTGATASALAIGLTLVTGLSVLGVTVGTAIDKMTTDNIKADYMVTMANGGDLDRSALTALEKAEGVSAVSPQQDAYLQAGDDYVSASAVTPGDIERVLNVDVVSGDAGMLAEGQIAVAETTAKSKGWKPGDRIPFTFADEKKTTLTVGAVYKDSEFLSPVLVDTAVVDGHEAKPYIRQIFVKVDGGQTAANEQALVDALGDNPAITVMDRQDIRDEFGGAINTLLNVMYGLLAMALIIAVLGVVNTLAMSVFERQQEIGMLRAIGLDRRRVKRMVRLEAVVISVFGAVVGIGLGTFLGWAIGETVAEEIPGYALVLPWGRIGIFVVLAGLVGVLAALWPARNAARLNMLNAIKAE, encoded by the coding sequence ATGTTCCGTACCGCCTTGCGCAACGTCTTCGCGCACAAGGCCAGGCTGTTGATGACCGTGCTCGCCGTGATGCTCGGCGTGGCGTTCGTGTCGGGCACCCTGGTCTTCGCGGACACCCTCTCCAACGCCTTCCGCAACCAGTCGGCGAAGAGCTACGACGACGTCGCCGTCGCCGTCACCTCGTACGCCGACCCGGACAACCCCGAGGAGGCGCCCGGTCTGTCCGGCAAGGACCTCGACCGGATCTCCGCCGTGGACGGCGTCGCCGGGGTGTACGGCCGCGTCGAGGGCTTCGCCGGGGTCGCCGACCCCGACGGGAAGCTGATCGGCGTCGGATGGTCCAACAAGGGCTCGAACTTCGCGCCCGGCGAGAACGGCAAGGACCCCGCGTACACGTTCACCGACGGCTCCGGCCCGGTGAAGGACGGCCAGATCGCGTTGGACGAGGAGTCCGCGGCCAAGGGCGAGTACGAGGTCGGCGACCGGGTGCGCGTCGCCACCAACGGCCCGGTGAAGGAATACACCCTCAGCGGTGTGTTCACCACCGAGGACGGTGCCGTCAACGCCGGCGGCAGCCTCGTCCTCTTCGACACCGCCGTCGCCCAGGAGCAGTACCTCCGGCAGGGCTACTTCGAGGACGCCACCATCGTCGCCGCCCCCGGCGCGGACGACGCGAAGATCCTCGCCGCGGTCGAGCCGCTGCTGCCGGACACCGCAAAGGCCCAGACCGGGACGGCGCTCGCGGACGAGCAGGCCGACCAGATCGAACAGGGCATGGGCAACCTCAAGCAGGTCCTGCTCGGCTTCGCGGGCATCGCGCTCTTCGTGGGCGTCTTCCTGATCTCCAACACGTTCACGATGCTGGTCGCCCAGCGCACCAAGGAGATCGCCCTGATGCGCGCGGTCGGCGCGTCCCGCAGGCAGATCACCCGTTCGGTGCTCGCCGAGGCCGCGGTGGTGGGTCTGGTGGCCTCGGCCGTCGGCTTCGTCCTCGGCGTCGGTCTGGCCGTCGGACTGCGCTCCGGCATGGCGGCGTTCGACATGAAAATGCCTGACGGCCCGCTGGTCCTGTCCGCCACTCCGGTGATCTCGGCGTTCGCGGTGGGCGTGCTGATCACGGTGTTCGCCGCCTGGCTGCCCGGTCGCAGGGCCGCGAAGATCCCGCCGGTGGCGGCGATGAACAGCGTCCACGCGGTGGCCACCACCAAGTCGCTGGTGCTGCGCAACTCCATCGGTGGGGCCGTCACCGCCCTCGGCGCGGCGGCGATCGTGGCAGGCGCCTCGACCGGCGGGGACGACGGCCGGATGTACATCGGCGCGGGGGCGTTCCTCGCTCTGATCGGCGTGATCATCCTGATCCCGCTGCTGTCCCGGCCCGTGATCGCACTCGTCCGTCCGCTGCTCGTCGGGCCCTTCGGCGTGGCCGGCAAGCTGGCGGGCCAGAACGCGGTCCGCAACCCGCGCCGCACCGGCGCCACCGCCTCGGCGCTGGCGATCGGACTGACGCTGGTGACCGGCCTGTCGGTGCTCGGCGTCACGGTCGGCACCGCCATCGACAAGATGACCACGGACAACATCAAGGCCGACTACATGGTCACGATGGCCAACGGGGGCGACCTCGACCGGTCCGCGCTGACCGCGCTCGAGAAGGCCGAGGGCGTCTCGGCGGTCTCGCCGCAGCAGGACGCCTACCTCCAGGCCGGCGACGACTACGTCTCCGCCTCCGCGGTCACCCCGGGCGACATCGAGCGGGTCCTGAACGTCGACGTCGTCAGCGGCGACGCCGGCATGCTCGCCGAGGGACAGATCGCGGTCGCCGAGACAACGGCGAAGAGCAAGGGCTGGAAGCCCGGCGACCGCATCCCCTTCACCTTCGCCGACGAGAAGAAGACAACGCTGACGGTCGGCGCCGTCTACAAGGACAGCGAGTTCCTCTCACCCGTCCTCGTCGACACCGCCGTGGTGGACGGGCACGAGGCGAAGCCGTACATCCGGCAGATCTTCGTGAAGGTCGACGGCGGCCAGACCGCGGCGAACGAGCAGGCCCTCGTCGACGCGCTGGGCGACAACCCGGCGATCACCGTCATGGACCGGCAGGACATCCGCGACGAGTTCGGCGGCGCCATCAACACCCTGCTGAACGTCATGTACGGGCTGCTGGCGATGGCGCTGATCATCGCGGTGCTGGGCGTCGTCAACACCCTCGCGATGTCCGTCTTCGAACGGCAGCAGGAGATCGGCATGCTGCGCGCGATCGGTCTGGACCGGCGCCGGGTGAAGCGGATGGTCCGGCTGGAGGCCGTCGTCATCTCGGTGTTCGGCGCGGTGGTCGGCATCGGTCTCGGCACGTTCCTCGGCTGGGCGATCGGTGAGACCGTCGCCGAGGAGATTCCTGGGTACGCGCTGGTGCTGCCCTGGGGCCGCATCGGGATCTTCGTGGTGCTGGCCGGTCTGGTGGGCGTCCTGGCCGCCCTGTGGCCTGCTCGTAACGCCGCCCGGCTGAACATGCTGAACGCGATCAAGGCGGAGTGA
- a CDS encoding FtsB family cell division protein, whose product MAVKDRDRFSTATRIRLIGEQTAARVYRSQTKRQARRSRLTGRAALLVLVICSLVVALAYPMRQYVSQRAEIADQQKEQDETRQRVERLRDLKARWQDDAYAEQEIRRRLHYVMPGETGYIVIDPGPAESSRSDLEAADRPWYANVWDGVDKADAADQ is encoded by the coding sequence ATGGCGGTGAAGGACCGGGACCGTTTCTCCACCGCGACCAGGATCCGGCTGATCGGTGAGCAGACCGCGGCCCGGGTCTACCGCTCGCAGACCAAGCGGCAGGCCCGCCGCTCCCGGCTGACCGGCCGCGCGGCCCTGCTCGTCCTGGTGATCTGCTCCCTGGTCGTGGCCCTCGCCTACCCGATGCGGCAGTACGTCTCGCAGCGCGCGGAGATCGCCGACCAGCAGAAGGAGCAGGACGAGACCCGTCAGCGGGTCGAACGGCTGCGCGACCTGAAGGCCCGCTGGCAGGACGACGCCTACGCCGAGCAGGAGATCCGCAGGCGCCTGCACTACGTCATGCCGGGGGAGACCGGCTACATCGTCATCGACCCGGGCCCGGCCGAGAGCTCGCGCAGCGACCTGGAGGCCGCCGACCGCCCCTGGTACGCCAACGTCTGGGACGGCGTCGACAAGGCCGACGCCGCCGACCAGTGA
- a CDS encoding NAD(P)/FAD-dependent oxidoreductase has protein sequence MSTTERPRILVVGGGYVGLYAARRIQKKMRYGEATVTVVDPRSYMTYQPFLPEAAAGSISPRHVVVPLRRVLPKAEVLTGRVTTIDQDRKVATIAPLVGEAYELPFDYLVIALGAVSRTFPIPGLAEQGIGMKGVEEAIGLRNHVLEQLDKADSTTDEEIRRKALTFVFVGGGFAGAETIGEVEDLARDAAKYYKTVSREDMRFILVDAADKILPEVGPKLGAYGKEHLESRGVEVYLSTSMDSCVDGHVVLKNGLEVDSNTIVWTAGVKPNPALSRFGLPLGPRGHVDTEPTLQVKGTDYIWAAGDNAQVPDLVGRKAGNENAWCPPNAQHALRQAKVLGDNVISGMRGFPQKEYSHANKGAVAGLGVHKGVAMIVMGKMKIKVKGRLAWYMHRGYHGMAMPTWNRKIRVFADWTLGMFLKREVVSLGAIESPREEFYEAAKPAPAPAAAQEPKKTEAKAS, from the coding sequence ATGAGCACCACGGAGCGTCCCAGGATCCTCGTAGTAGGCGGTGGGTACGTAGGCCTGTACGCAGCTCGGCGCATCCAGAAGAAGATGCGTTACGGCGAGGCGACCGTCACCGTCGTCGACCCGCGGTCGTACATGACCTACCAGCCCTTCCTCCCCGAAGCCGCCGCCGGCAGCATCTCCCCGCGGCACGTCGTCGTCCCGTTGCGACGCGTGCTGCCCAAGGCGGAGGTCCTCACCGGCCGGGTCACGACCATCGACCAGGACCGCAAGGTCGCCACGATCGCCCCCCTGGTGGGCGAGGCGTACGAGCTGCCCTTCGACTACCTGGTGATCGCGCTCGGCGCGGTCTCCCGCACCTTCCCGATCCCCGGCCTCGCCGAGCAGGGCATCGGCATGAAGGGCGTCGAGGAGGCCATCGGCCTGCGCAACCACGTCCTCGAGCAGCTCGACAAGGCCGACTCCACCACGGACGAGGAGATCCGGCGCAAGGCGCTCACCTTCGTCTTCGTGGGCGGCGGCTTCGCCGGCGCGGAGACCATCGGTGAGGTCGAGGACTTGGCCCGGGACGCGGCCAAGTACTACAAGACGGTGTCCCGCGAGGACATGCGCTTCATCCTGGTCGACGCCGCCGACAAGATCCTCCCCGAGGTCGGCCCCAAGCTCGGCGCGTACGGCAAGGAGCACCTCGAGAGCCGCGGCGTCGAGGTCTACCTGTCCACCTCGATGGACTCCTGCGTCGACGGCCACGTGGTGCTGAAGAACGGCCTCGAGGTCGACTCCAACACCATCGTGTGGACCGCGGGCGTCAAGCCGAACCCGGCGCTGTCCCGCTTCGGCCTGCCGCTCGGTCCGCGCGGCCACGTCGACACCGAGCCGACCCTCCAGGTCAAGGGCACCGACTACATCTGGGCCGCGGGCGACAACGCCCAGGTGCCGGACCTCGTCGGCCGCAAGGCCGGCAACGAGAACGCCTGGTGCCCGCCGAACGCCCAGCACGCGCTGCGCCAGGCCAAGGTGCTCGGCGACAACGTGATCTCCGGCATGCGGGGCTTCCCGCAGAAGGAGTACAGCCACGCCAACAAGGGCGCGGTGGCGGGTCTCGGCGTCCACAAGGGCGTCGCGATGATCGTCATGGGCAAGATGAAGATCAAGGTCAAGGGCCGGCTCGCCTGGTACATGCACCGTGGCTACCACGGCATGGCGATGCCCACCTGGAACCGCAAGATCCGCGTCTTCGCCGACTGGACCCTCGGCATGTTCCTCAAGCGCGAGGTCGTGTCCCTGGGCGCGATCGAGTCGCCGCGCGAGGAGTTCTACGAGGCCGCCAAGCCCGCGCCGGCGCCCGCCGCCGCGCAGGAGCCGAAGAAGACCGAGGCCAAGGCCTCCTGA
- the eno gene encoding phosphopyruvate hydratase yields MPSIDVVVAREILDSRGNPTVEVEVGLDDGSTGRAAVPSGASTGAFEAVELRDGDAGRYLGKGVEKAVLAVIEQIGPELVGYDATEQRLIDQAMFDLDATDNKGSLGANAILGVSLAVAHAASEASDLPLFRYLGGPNAHLLPVPMMNILNGGSHADSNVDIQEFMIAPIGAESFSEALRWGAEVYHTLKKVLKGKGLATGLGDEGGFAPNLGSNREALDLILEAIKEAGYTPGEQIALALDVAASEFYKDGVYTFEGKERTAAEMTEYYAELVDAYPLVSIEDPLFEDDWEGWKTITDKLGDKVQLVGDDLFVTNPERLARGIDEGAANALLVKVNQIGSLTETLDAVELAQRNGFKCMMSHRSGETEDVTIADLAVATNCGQIKTGAPARSERVAKYNQLLRIEEILDDAAVYAGRSAFPRFRSANQ; encoded by the coding sequence GTGCCGTCCATCGACGTCGTCGTAGCCCGGGAAATCCTGGACTCCCGAGGCAACCCCACGGTCGAGGTCGAGGTCGGCCTCGACGACGGCAGCACGGGTCGTGCCGCCGTTCCGTCCGGCGCTTCCACCGGCGCCTTCGAGGCCGTCGAACTCCGTGACGGCGACGCCGGCCGTTACCTGGGCAAGGGCGTCGAGAAGGCCGTCCTGGCCGTCATCGAGCAGATCGGCCCGGAGCTCGTCGGCTACGACGCCACCGAGCAGCGCCTGATCGACCAGGCGATGTTCGACCTGGACGCCACCGACAACAAGGGCTCGCTCGGCGCCAACGCCATCCTCGGCGTCTCGCTCGCCGTCGCCCACGCCGCCTCCGAGGCCAGCGACCTGCCGCTGTTCCGCTACCTGGGCGGCCCGAACGCGCACCTGCTGCCGGTGCCGATGATGAACATCCTGAACGGCGGCTCGCACGCCGACTCCAACGTGGACATCCAGGAGTTCATGATCGCCCCGATCGGCGCGGAGTCCTTCTCCGAGGCGCTGCGCTGGGGCGCCGAGGTCTACCACACCCTGAAGAAGGTCCTGAAGGGCAAGGGCCTGGCCACCGGCCTCGGCGACGAGGGCGGCTTCGCCCCGAACCTCGGCTCCAACCGCGAGGCCCTCGACCTCATCCTCGAGGCGATCAAGGAAGCCGGCTACACCCCCGGCGAGCAGATCGCCCTGGCCCTCGACGTGGCCGCCTCCGAGTTCTACAAGGACGGCGTCTACACCTTCGAGGGCAAGGAGCGCACGGCCGCCGAGATGACCGAGTACTACGCGGAGCTCGTCGACGCGTACCCGCTCGTGTCCATCGAGGACCCGCTGTTCGAGGACGACTGGGAGGGCTGGAAGACCATCACCGACAAGCTCGGTGACAAGGTCCAGCTCGTCGGTGACGACCTGTTCGTCACCAACCCCGAGCGCCTGGCCCGCGGCATCGACGAGGGCGCCGCCAACGCCCTGCTGGTGAAGGTGAACCAGATCGGTTCGCTCACCGAGACCCTGGACGCCGTCGAGCTGGCCCAGCGCAACGGCTTCAAGTGCATGATGTCCCACCGCTCCGGCGAGACCGAGGACGTCACCATCGCCGACCTGGCCGTCGCCACCAACTGCGGCCAGATCAAGACCGGTGCCCCGGCCCGCTCCGAGCGCGTCGCCAAGTACAACCAGCTGCTGCGCATCGAGGAGATCCTCGACGACGCCGCGGTGTACGCCGGCCGCAGCGCGTTCCCCCGGTTCCGCTCCGCGAACCAGTAG
- a CDS encoding transglycosylase family protein, protein MLSGNGRHRRPRQAPALLVAAGVTGSAIAIPLLGAGAANAADGETWDRVAECESGGSWSQNTGNGYYGGLQLTQDDWENNGGLEYAPSADQASRGQQIAVAERILAGQGVGKWRACGLLTGLNQDTASPNVDTGVAGDAASGTPRDAGSSDASGSPETSDSSASPSPSATTGTSTGKRDGADGRTSPSASTTPRSDESDKSGQTSGSSAVTDAEDGGPGRHRGSTAEEGERTDGAPASTGRHAAPSVEVTPEAGDDRYTVENGDSLTSIADSLALTGGWTALYAENQQVIGEDPNLILPGQRLLVSDGADADR, encoded by the coding sequence ATGCTCTCCGGGAACGGCCGACACCGTCGCCCTCGCCAGGCTCCGGCTCTGCTCGTCGCGGCCGGAGTGACCGGCTCCGCCATCGCGATCCCGCTCCTCGGGGCAGGGGCCGCCAACGCGGCCGACGGTGAGACCTGGGACCGGGTGGCCGAGTGCGAGAGTGGCGGCTCCTGGAGCCAGAACACCGGCAACGGGTACTACGGCGGCCTGCAGTTGACCCAGGACGACTGGGAGAACAACGGCGGACTGGAGTACGCGCCCAGCGCCGACCAGGCCAGCCGTGGCCAGCAGATAGCCGTGGCGGAGAGAATCCTCGCCGGGCAGGGGGTCGGCAAGTGGCGGGCCTGCGGCCTGCTCACGGGTCTGAACCAGGACACGGCGTCCCCGAACGTCGACACGGGCGTGGCGGGCGACGCGGCCTCGGGCACCCCCCGGGACGCCGGTTCCAGCGATGCGTCCGGTTCGCCGGAAACCAGCGATTCATCCGCTTCTCCCTCTCCATCGGCCACGACCGGCACCTCGACCGGGAAGCGGGACGGCGCGGACGGCAGGACGTCTCCGTCCGCCTCCACCACCCCCCGCAGTGACGAGTCGGACAAGTCGGGGCAGACCAGCGGTTCTTCGGCCGTCACGGACGCCGAGGATGGCGGTCCGGGCCGTCATCGCGGCTCCACCGCCGAGGAGGGCGAGCGCACGGACGGTGCGCCCGCGTCGACCGGCCGGCACGCCGCGCCCTCCGTCGAGGTCACCCCCGAGGCGGGCGACGACCGTTACACCGTCGAGAACGGGGACAGCCTGACGTCCATCGCCGACTCCCTTGCGCTCACCGGTGGGTGGACCGCCCTCTACGCCGAGAACCAGCAGGTGATCGGAGAAGACCCGAACCTCATCCTGCCCGGTCAGCGGCTTCTGGTGAGCGACGGGGCGGACGCGGACCGCTGA
- a CDS encoding transglycosylase family protein, with the protein MLFSSKGKHRRPSKATRAIAIAGVTGAAVAAPLMAAGNASAATASEWDAVAQCESGGNWSINTGNGYYGGLQFSASTWAAYGGTQYAGSADQATKAQQIEIAEKVLAGQGKGAWPVCGTGLSSASYNGSSAESSSQDSGSTEARESEQKASRSAERPAAPKQTEQKAEKKTVTTPTGKKVEKGDGEYKVVKGDTLSSIAAEQDVKGGWAKLFKLNDDIVDDADLIYPGQQLHLK; encoded by the coding sequence ATGCTGTTTTCCAGCAAGGGCAAGCACCGTCGTCCGTCCAAGGCCACCCGTGCCATCGCCATCGCCGGCGTGACCGGTGCCGCCGTCGCCGCCCCGCTGATGGCGGCCGGCAACGCCTCCGCCGCCACCGCGTCCGAGTGGGACGCCGTCGCCCAGTGCGAGTCCGGCGGCAACTGGTCCATCAACACCGGCAACGGTTACTACGGCGGTCTGCAGTTCTCCGCCTCCACCTGGGCCGCGTACGGCGGCACGCAGTACGCCGGCAGCGCCGACCAGGCCACCAAGGCCCAGCAGATCGAGATCGCCGAGAAGGTCCTCGCGGGCCAGGGCAAGGGCGCCTGGCCGGTCTGCGGCACCGGCCTGTCCAGCGCCTCGTACAACGGCTCCTCCGCCGAGAGCTCCTCGCAGGACTCCGGCTCCACCGAGGCCCGTGAGAGCGAGCAGAAGGCCTCCCGCTCCGCCGAGCGCCCCGCCGCGCCGAAGCAGACGGAGCAGAAGGCCGAGAAGAAGACCGTCACCACCCCGACCGGCAAGAAGGTCGAGAAGGGCGACGGCGAGTACAAGGTCGTCAAGGGTGACACCCTCAGCTCCATCGCCGCGGAGCAGGACGTCAAGGGCGGCTGGGCGAAGCTGTTCAAGCTGAACGACGACATCGTCGACGACGCCGACCTCATCTACCCGGGCCAGCAGCTGCACCTGAAGTAA
- a CDS encoding Ppx/GppA phosphatase family protein, whose product MTRVAAIDCGTNSIRLLVADADPATGELTDLERRMTIVRLGQGVDRTGRLAPEALERTFAACREYAEVVKKHGASEHLRFVATSASRDAENRDDFVRGVVDILGVEPEVITGDQEAEFSFTGATKELTGRDDLRRPFLVVDIGGGSTEFVVGDDHVRAARSVDVGCVRMTERHLVRDGAVTDPSTEEQIAAMRADVEAALDRAEEAVPLREARTLVGLAGSVTTVSAIAQDLPEYDPAAIHHSRVSRDRVREITEWLLRSTHAERAKVPSMHPGRVDVIGAGALVLLTIMERTGAREVVVSEHDILDGIAWSVA is encoded by the coding sequence GTGACCCGGGTGGCCGCGATCGACTGCGGGACGAACTCCATCCGTCTGCTGGTGGCCGACGCCGACCCCGCGACGGGCGAACTCACCGACCTGGAGCGGCGGATGACGATCGTGCGGCTCGGCCAGGGCGTCGACCGCACCGGCCGGCTGGCGCCCGAGGCGCTGGAGCGGACATTCGCCGCGTGCCGCGAGTACGCGGAGGTCGTGAAGAAGCACGGGGCCTCGGAGCACCTGCGCTTCGTCGCCACCTCGGCCTCCCGTGACGCCGAGAACCGCGACGACTTCGTGCGCGGGGTGGTGGACATCCTGGGCGTGGAGCCCGAGGTCATCACCGGCGACCAGGAGGCGGAGTTCTCCTTCACCGGCGCCACCAAGGAGCTGACCGGCCGGGACGACCTGCGCCGGCCGTTCCTGGTGGTGGACATCGGCGGCGGCTCCACCGAGTTCGTGGTCGGCGACGACCATGTGCGCGCGGCCCGCTCCGTGGACGTCGGCTGCGTCCGGATGACGGAGCGGCACCTGGTGCGGGACGGGGCCGTGACGGACCCGTCCACCGAAGAGCAGATCGCGGCGATGCGGGCGGACGTCGAGGCCGCCCTGGACCGGGCGGAGGAGGCCGTGCCGCTGCGCGAGGCCCGCACGCTGGTGGGCCTCGCGGGCTCGGTCACCACCGTTTCGGCGATCGCCCAGGACCTGCCGGAGTACGACCCGGCGGCCATCCACCACTCCCGGGTCTCCCGGGACCGGGTCCGGGAGATCACCGAGTGGCTGCTGCGCTCCACCCACGCCGAGCGCGCCAAGGTGCCGTCCATGCACCCGGGCCGGGTCGACGTGATCGGCGCGGGAGCCCTGGTGCTGCTGACGATCATGGAGCGGACGGGCGCGCGGGAGGTCGTGGTCTCGGAGCACGACATCCTGGACGGGATCGCCTGGTCCGTGGCGTAG
- a CDS encoding DUF501 domain-containing protein, with protein sequence MDTPPPTTPRSEPTDADVEAFKQQLGRPPRGLRAIAHRCPCGQPDVVETAPRLPDGTPFPTLYYLTCPRANSAIGTLEANGVMKEMTERLGTDPELAAAYRAAHEDYIRRRDLIEELKNFPSAGGMPDRVKCLHVLVAHSLAAGPGVNPLGDEALAMLPEWWSKGPCVTPADEKEDGR encoded by the coding sequence ATGGACACCCCTCCGCCCACGACCCCGCGCAGCGAACCCACCGACGCGGACGTCGAGGCCTTCAAGCAGCAGCTCGGCCGGCCCCCGCGCGGGCTGCGCGCCATCGCGCACCGCTGTCCCTGCGGGCAGCCGGACGTCGTGGAGACCGCGCCGCGGCTGCCCGACGGCACGCCCTTCCCGACGCTGTACTACCTGACGTGCCCGCGGGCGAACTCCGCGATCGGCACGCTGGAGGCGAACGGCGTGATGAAGGAGATGACGGAGCGGCTGGGCACCGACCCGGAGCTCGCGGCCGCCTACCGGGCGGCGCACGAGGACTACATCAGGCGCCGCGACCTGATCGAGGAGCTGAAGAACTTCCCCAGCGCGGGCGGCATGCCGGACCGCGTGAAGTGCCTGCACGTGCTGGTCGCGCACTCGCTCGCGGCCGGACCGGGTGTGAACCCGCTGGGCGACGAGGCGCTGGCGATGCTGCCCGAGTGGTGGAGCAAGGGGCCGTGCGTGACGCCGGCGGACGAGAAGGAGGACGGCCGGTGA
- a CDS encoding SAM-dependent methyltransferase, with translation MTDAAPRLKGILEQLLGAPLPVRIRTWDGSQAGPPDSPVLVVRNRRALRHLLFKPGELGLARAWVAGDLTIEGDLYTALDSLAGLIWERGEDARTLAQSLRDPDFRSAVRRLFAMAGPPLPPAPPREEVRRPRRGLHTKRSDKRAISHHYDVGNDFYEIVLGPSMVYSCAYWPAPPPEGTLEQAQHDKLELVARKLDLRPGQRLLDVGCGWGSMALHAAREHGVSVVGITLSQEQAAYARKRIAEEGLTDRIEIRVQDYRDVADGPFDAISSIGMAEHVGSERYLEYATVLHRLLKPGGRLLNHQIARRPQRDESSYQVDEFIDAYVFPDGELAPLGTTVSLLERAGFEVRDVESIREHYALTLRRWVDNLQADWTRAVSLTGPGRARVWQLYMAASALAFERNRIGVNQVVAVRTPESGVSEMPLRARVWGAPGPA, from the coding sequence ATGACAGACGCCGCCCCGCGGCTGAAAGGCATCCTCGAGCAGTTGCTCGGCGCACCCCTCCCCGTGCGCATCCGCACCTGGGACGGCTCGCAGGCCGGCCCCCCGGACAGCCCCGTCCTGGTCGTGCGCAACCGCCGGGCCCTGCGCCACCTGCTGTTCAAGCCCGGCGAACTGGGCCTGGCCCGCGCCTGGGTGGCCGGTGACCTCACCATCGAGGGTGACCTCTACACCGCCCTGGACTCGCTGGCCGGTCTCATCTGGGAGCGCGGCGAGGACGCCCGCACCCTCGCCCAGTCACTGCGCGACCCGGACTTCCGCTCCGCCGTGCGCCGGCTGTTCGCGATGGCCGGCCCGCCGCTGCCGCCCGCCCCGCCCCGCGAGGAGGTCCGCAGGCCCCGCCGCGGACTGCACACCAAGCGCAGCGACAAGCGCGCCATCAGCCACCACTACGACGTCGGCAACGACTTCTACGAGATCGTCCTCGGCCCGTCCATGGTGTACTCCTGCGCCTACTGGCCCGCCCCGCCGCCGGAGGGCACCCTCGAACAGGCCCAGCACGACAAGCTCGAACTGGTCGCCCGCAAGCTCGACCTGCGCCCCGGGCAGCGGCTGCTGGACGTCGGCTGCGGCTGGGGGTCGATGGCCTTGCACGCCGCCCGCGAGCACGGGGTGAGCGTCGTCGGCATCACCCTCTCCCAGGAGCAGGCGGCGTACGCCCGCAAGCGCATCGCCGAGGAGGGGCTGACGGACCGCATCGAGATCCGCGTCCAGGACTACCGGGACGTCGCGGACGGCCCCTTCGACGCCATCTCCTCCATCGGCATGGCCGAGCACGTCGGATCCGAGCGCTACCTGGAGTACGCGACCGTGCTGCACCGGCTGCTGAAGCCGGGCGGCCGGCTGCTCAACCACCAGATCGCGCGCCGCCCGCAGCGCGACGAGTCGTCGTACCAGGTGGACGAGTTCATCGACGCCTACGTCTTCCCGGACGGCGAGCTCGCCCCGCTCGGCACCACCGTCTCCCTGCTGGAGCGCGCCGGGTTCGAGGTCCGCGACGTGGAGTCGATCCGCGAGCACTACGCCCTCACCCTGCGCCGCTGGGTGGACAACCTCCAGGCCGACTGGACCCGTGCCGTGTCCCTCACCGGTCCGGGCCGGGCCCGCGTCTGGCAGCTGTACATGGCCGCCTCCGCGCTCGCCTTCGAACGCAACCGGATCGGCGTCAACCAGGTCGTCGCGGTGCGGACCCCCGAGTCCGGCGTCTCCGAGATGCCGCTGCGGGCCCGGGTGTGGGGCGCTCCCGGCCCGGCCTGA